In Camelus bactrianus isolate YW-2024 breed Bactrian camel chromosome 10, ASM4877302v1, whole genome shotgun sequence, a genomic segment contains:
- the LOC105066955 gene encoding olfactory receptor 9Q1, producing MAGKNLTLVTEFLLVAFTDCPERARPLFLLFLFIYVVTLSGNLGMIVLIRVDRRLHTPMYFLLSHLSLVDTCFSSVTVPQLLAVLLERGAALAYTRCAAQFFLFTLFGSADCYLLALMAYDRCVAVCRPLLYVTVMTQKTRWAFVGGAYGAGLFSATVRTVSAFTLSFCGTNEIDFMFCDLPPLLKMTCGDSYTQEVVIIVFAVFVIPACLVMILVSYLLIIVAIVKIPSAGGRAKTFSTCASHLTSVSLFFGTLIFMYLRGNSGRSSKEDRVVSVFYTAVIPMLNPFIYSLRNKEVKEAVRRILNRARSSSSNLGKS from the coding sequence ATGGCAGGGAAGAACCTCACCCTGGTGACGGAATTCCTCCTGGTCGCATTCACTGACTGTCCTGAGCGGGCACGGCCTCTCTTCCTCCTGTTTCTGTTTATCTATGTCGTGACCCTGTCGGGGAACCTGGGCATGATCGTCCTGATCCGCGTGGATCGCCGGCtgcacacccccatgtacttccTTCTGAGTCACCTGTCGCTCGTGGACACGTGTTTCTCGTCTGTCACGGTGCCTCAGCTGCTGGCCGTGCTGCTGGAGCGCGGGGCAGCCCTCGCCTACACACGCTGCGCAGCCCAGTTCTTCCTCTTCACCCTCTTCGGCTCAGCTGACTGCTACCTCCTGGCCCTCATGGCCTACGACCGCTGCGTGGCCGTGTGCCGACCCCTGCTCTATGTCACTGTCATGACGCAGAAGACCCGCTGGGCCTTTGTGGGTGGGGCTTACGGCGCGGGGCTCTTCAGCGCCACCGTGCGGACGGTCTCCGCTTTCACGCTCTCCTTTTGCGGAACCAATGAGATCGACTTCATGTTCTGTGACCTCCCGCCTCTCTTAAAGATGACCTGCGGGGACAGCTACACTCAGGAAGTGGTAATTATCGTGTTTGCCGTTTTTGTCATCCCTGCCTGCCTGGTGATGATTCTGGTGTCCTACCTGCTTATCATCGTGGCCATTGTGAAGATCCCCTCAGCTGGAGGCAGGGCCAAGACCTTCTCCACATGCGCCTCCCACCTCACCTCCGTGTCCCTCTTCTTTGGGACCCTCATCTTCATGTATCTGAGAGGGAACTCGGGCCGGTCCTCTAAGGAGGATAGGGTGGTGTCTGTGTTTTACACGGCAGTGATCCCCATGTTGAACCCCTTCATCTACAGCCTGAGgaacaaggaggtgaaggaggcTGTGAGAAGGATTCTCAACAGAGCCAGGTCGTCCTCGTCCAACCTTGGAAAGTCCTGA